Proteins from a genomic interval of Hydrogenispora ethanolica:
- a CDS encoding LacI family DNA-binding transcriptional regulator: MRVTINDIAKVAGVSPSTVSRVIANNPKISAATREKVFKIMQEMNYHPNIIARSLANQSTRIIGVVIPGMADKAFQHPFYPEILRGISSIAYKNKYNILISSIGNPEEEKHSVKQFACGGITEGIILLASRTRNSSVSELLKLDFPFVLVGKPENDHEVNWVDNDNFAIGYQLTQHLIEQGHRKIAFIGVVPEHFVTMDRLNGYKQALQEHGIPCDEQLIVESRFITDNGYDLMKKLLERGKLPTGVIGCDDLLCFGAMKLITERGLKIPEDIAVAGFNNVPLADYSHPPLTSVEINAFSLGSKALELLLAALHSEYQSFNRAIIPAKLVIRESTLSRR, encoded by the coding sequence ATGAGAGTAACCATTAATGATATCGCCAAAGTCGCCGGAGTCTCGCCTTCCACCGTCTCGCGGGTGATCGCCAACAACCCCAAGATCAGCGCCGCCACCCGGGAGAAGGTCTTTAAGATCATGCAGGAGATGAATTATCATCCCAATATCATCGCCCGGTCCCTGGCCAACCAATCGACCCGGATCATCGGGGTGGTGATCCCGGGGATGGCCGACAAGGCGTTCCAGCATCCGTTTTATCCCGAGATCCTGCGGGGGATCAGCTCCATTGCCTATAAGAACAAGTACAACATTCTCATCTCCAGCATTGGCAATCCCGAGGAAGAGAAGCATTCGGTGAAACAATTCGCCTGCGGCGGGATCACCGAAGGGATCATCCTGCTGGCGTCGCGGACCCGGAACTCCTCCGTATCCGAGCTTCTCAAGCTGGATTTCCCCTTTGTATTGGTGGGCAAGCCGGAGAACGATCACGAGGTCAACTGGGTCGACAATGATAATTTCGCCATCGGTTACCAGCTGACGCAGCACCTGATCGAGCAGGGGCACCGCAAGATCGCCTTTATCGGGGTGGTGCCGGAGCATTTTGTGACCATGGACCGCTTGAACGGCTATAAACAAGCGTTGCAGGAGCACGGCATCCCCTGCGATGAGCAGCTGATCGTCGAGAGCCGCTTCATCACCGATAACGGCTACGACTTGATGAAGAAACTGCTGGAACGGGGCAAGCTGCCCACCGGGGTGATCGGCTGCGACGATCTGCTCTGCTTCGGCGCGATGAAGCTCATCACGGAGCGGGGGCTCAAGATCCCCGAGGATATCGCGGTGGCCGGCTTCAACAATGTCCCGCTGGCCGACTATTCCCATCCGCCGTTGACTTCGGTGGAGATCAACGCCTTCTCCCTGGGCTCCAAGGCGCTGGAACTGTTGCTGGCGGCGTTGCACAGCGAGTACCAGAGTTTTAACCGGGCGATCATCCCCGCCAAGCTGGTGATCAGGGAATCGACGCTCTCCCGGCGGTAA
- a CDS encoding sugar ABC transporter substrate-binding protein gives MSGKLSKIFWMVLAVLLAVSAVPMAWAKPSPVEIVFSEFDDPNVYKEDFWRSYLQKFTDKNPGIVVKRIHNNDNDIRTNWQNQVAAGAGPDITFAPHDSIGLFVEAGTALALDDFFPKSFYNQFDPEMLNAYKYRGKIYGIPYRLGNCVLLIYNKALLPQPPKTMNELIAKAKQLTRGTEQYGLAYDMVEPFFIIGFLGGYGGSVFDDKGNITLNTEAMRKMVKLVYDFKFTYRITPKEANSDVANGLFKEGKAAMTICGPWLFPQLDEAKVNYGLANIPKLDDAGWPAPYSGAKVLILNPNLAKDSKRAAAVKKFVAYINSPENQLKYAKMVSEIPTHKKALANAYVKNDPKVKALSEQMKKSLPMPGRPEMRCVWDAMKSTMAMVMGGRLKPEDAPRVMQEEALKLKRNMFGE, from the coding sequence ATGAGTGGGAAGCTGAGCAAAATCTTCTGGATGGTCCTGGCGGTGTTGTTGGCGGTGTCCGCGGTCCCCATGGCCTGGGCGAAACCCAGCCCGGTCGAGATCGTTTTCTCGGAGTTTGACGACCCCAATGTCTACAAAGAGGATTTCTGGCGTTCCTATCTGCAGAAATTCACCGACAAAAACCCCGGCATCGTTGTCAAACGGATCCATAACAACGACAACGATATCCGCACCAACTGGCAGAACCAGGTGGCGGCCGGCGCCGGCCCCGATATCACCTTTGCGCCCCATGACAGCATCGGATTGTTTGTCGAGGCGGGAACCGCCCTGGCGTTGGACGACTTTTTCCCGAAAAGCTTTTATAACCAGTTTGACCCGGAGATGCTGAACGCCTACAAGTACCGGGGCAAGATTTACGGCATCCCTTACCGCCTCGGCAACTGTGTCTTGTTGATCTATAACAAGGCGCTCCTGCCGCAGCCCCCGAAGACCATGAACGAGCTGATCGCCAAGGCCAAGCAGCTGACCCGGGGGACCGAGCAGTACGGATTGGCCTATGACATGGTCGAACCCTTCTTCATCATCGGCTTCCTCGGCGGGTACGGCGGCAGCGTCTTCGACGACAAGGGCAATATCACCTTGAACACCGAGGCCATGCGGAAAATGGTCAAATTGGTGTACGATTTCAAGTTTACCTACCGGATCACGCCCAAAGAGGCCAACTCCGACGTGGCCAACGGCCTCTTCAAAGAGGGCAAGGCGGCGATGACCATCTGCGGCCCCTGGCTTTTCCCGCAGCTGGATGAGGCCAAAGTCAATTACGGCCTGGCCAACATCCCCAAACTGGATGACGCCGGCTGGCCGGCCCCCTATAGCGGCGCCAAAGTCCTGATCCTCAATCCCAATCTGGCCAAAGACTCCAAACGGGCGGCGGCGGTCAAGAAATTCGTCGCCTATATCAACAGCCCGGAGAATCAACTGAAATACGCCAAGATGGTTTCGGAGATTCCGACCCATAAAAAAGCCCTCGCCAACGCCTACGTCAAGAACGATCCGAAGGTCAAGGCCCTTTCCGAACAGATGAAAAAATCGCTTCCCATGCCGGGCCGGCCCGAGATGCGCTGTGTCTGGGATGCCATGAAATCGACCATGGCCATGGTGATGGGCGGCCGGCTCAAACCGGAGGACGCGCCCAGAGTGATGCAGGAAGAGGCGTTGAAATTGAAACGGAACATGTTCGGCGAGTAA
- a CDS encoding carbohydrate ABC transporter permease, translated as MIVKRSTPYLLIGPALLVLLFMIGYPLVFGVQLSFTNMNLYHFLQYQYVGLKNYLSVLTDPELYTTAWRTVVWTVVNVTLTVLIGLGLAILLNRKLPFKNLLRVLLMLPWAVPQYIAVLTWRNMFQAQYGTIDIILNRLGITSISWLSDPAWTFIACIITNIWLGVPFMMVIALGAMQSIPAELYEVAAIDGIKSWQKHRHITLPLLKPVMTPAIVLSTVWTFNMVNVIYMMTGRTGDNQTQILVSRVYKDAFTYFNYSKAATFSVLIFLILALFASSYLKLMRSGEGVYD; from the coding sequence TTGATCGTCAAACGGAGTACGCCCTATCTGTTGATCGGGCCGGCGTTACTGGTATTGTTATTCATGATCGGCTATCCGCTGGTCTTCGGGGTCCAGCTCTCATTCACCAATATGAATCTGTACCATTTCCTCCAGTATCAGTACGTCGGTCTGAAGAACTATCTCAGTGTGCTGACTGACCCCGAGTTGTACACTACCGCGTGGCGGACGGTGGTCTGGACCGTGGTGAACGTGACCTTGACGGTGCTGATCGGCCTGGGCCTGGCGATTCTGCTCAACCGGAAGCTGCCTTTCAAGAACCTGCTGCGGGTGCTGCTGATGCTGCCCTGGGCCGTGCCCCAGTATATCGCGGTGCTGACCTGGCGGAACATGTTTCAGGCTCAATACGGCACCATCGACATTATCCTGAACCGACTGGGGATCACCTCCATCTCGTGGCTGTCCGATCCCGCCTGGACTTTTATCGCCTGCATCATCACCAACATCTGGCTGGGGGTTCCCTTCATGATGGTGATCGCCCTCGGCGCGATGCAGAGCATCCCGGCGGAACTGTACGAGGTGGCGGCGATCGACGGCATCAAGAGCTGGCAGAAGCACCGCCATATCACCCTGCCGCTGTTGAAGCCGGTGATGACCCCGGCCATCGTGCTCTCGACGGTCTGGACCTTTAATATGGTCAATGTCATCTATATGATGACCGGCCGGACCGGCGACAATCAGACCCAGATCCTGGTCTCCCGGGTATACAAGGATGCCTTCACCTATTTCAATTATTCCAAGGCGGCCACCTTCTCGGTGCTGATCTTCCTGATCCTGGCGTTGTTCGCTTCGTCCTATCTGAAGCTGATGCGGAGCGGGGAAGGGGTTTACGACTGA
- a CDS encoding alpha-amylase family glycosyl hydrolase, translating into MQNLQIVCEQLARRGAAFDGSYFIPEVWNAVGWERYATDQKRPGQIRVNPYEFLSHIIGRHILPHAEAGKDYLRPLDRGSAAPPELHQCVIYGALLRTFTAWDHVRPGQVCPGSFIKTIGLLPYLRKLGVNILYLLPVFATSDRYKKGECGSPYAIRDSYRLDRNLHDDLLGEADEAMVATEFKALIEACHILGIRVMVDFVFRTVARDHALLADHPEWFYWIRRRTAPVFAPPAVAGEGKLTLLNDGSLKSLYTCDGIAEYLAQFTVSPPEIDPARWRRLLERHRRSGANLLALIEEEYQITTAPGFSNVLNDPQPPWTDVTYLRLYQDTHPKARPYLPREQPPYILQDVACANLYPGRLPNRGLWDYLLGIIPHYQEEYGIDGARIDMGHALPPELNQAIVARVKAANPHFILWSEEFAPEHSRAARENGFHFISGNLWSVYNDLDQPRFRSRLLRIVSGAALPVTAALETPDTPRMALVYRERPKLSLLLLLNCFIANAVPFINSGMELLELQPMNLGLNNDETGRFVLDREDPMYGKLAFFDHYRLHWLNQDHGWLRELLAEALRIRRRFGGLVGNRVHLRSRPLKNSKIIFFWYFDPKTGQNLFFLANRSFAERARVRLQALFPEEFLKDRPAVAWLYPGSTGTGRKWEYNQWRFLAPGEVRIGYLRESYHS; encoded by the coding sequence ATGCAAAATCTACAGATCGTCTGCGAGCAATTGGCGCGGCGCGGCGCTGCTTTTGACGGGTCCTATTTTATTCCCGAAGTCTGGAATGCGGTCGGCTGGGAGCGCTATGCCACCGACCAAAAACGACCCGGGCAGATCCGGGTCAATCCCTACGAGTTTTTGAGCCATATCATCGGGCGCCACATTTTGCCCCATGCGGAAGCGGGAAAGGATTACCTGCGGCCGTTGGACCGGGGGAGCGCCGCCCCGCCGGAGCTTCATCAGTGTGTGATCTATGGGGCGCTGCTTAGGACCTTCACAGCCTGGGACCATGTCCGGCCGGGGCAGGTCTGCCCGGGCAGTTTCATCAAGACCATCGGCCTCTTGCCCTACTTGAGGAAGCTCGGGGTGAACATCCTCTATTTGCTGCCGGTCTTTGCCACCAGCGATCGTTATAAGAAAGGGGAGTGCGGCAGCCCTTATGCCATTCGGGACAGCTACCGGCTGGACCGGAATCTCCACGACGACCTGCTGGGCGAAGCGGATGAAGCGATGGTGGCGACGGAGTTCAAGGCGTTGATCGAGGCCTGCCACATCCTGGGGATCCGGGTGATGGTCGATTTCGTCTTTCGCACGGTAGCCCGGGATCATGCGCTCCTGGCGGACCATCCGGAATGGTTTTACTGGATCCGCCGCCGCACCGCTCCGGTCTTCGCCCCTCCGGCCGTGGCCGGGGAGGGAAAACTGACCCTGCTGAACGACGGTTCCTTGAAAAGCCTGTACACTTGCGACGGGATCGCCGAATACCTGGCTCAATTTACCGTTTCCCCGCCGGAGATCGACCCGGCCCGCTGGCGCCGGCTCCTGGAACGTCACCGCCGGAGCGGAGCGAACCTGCTGGCCCTGATCGAGGAGGAGTATCAGATCACCACCGCGCCCGGCTTTTCCAATGTCTTGAATGATCCCCAGCCGCCCTGGACCGACGTGACTTACTTGCGGCTTTACCAGGATACGCACCCCAAGGCCCGGCCCTATCTGCCCCGGGAGCAGCCGCCTTACATTTTACAGGACGTGGCTTGCGCCAATCTTTACCCGGGTCGTCTTCCCAACCGGGGGTTGTGGGATTACCTTCTGGGAATTATCCCCCATTATCAGGAGGAGTACGGGATCGACGGCGCCCGGATCGATATGGGGCACGCGCTGCCGCCGGAGTTGAACCAGGCCATCGTGGCCCGGGTCAAGGCCGCCAATCCCCATTTCATTCTGTGGTCGGAGGAGTTCGCGCCCGAACATTCCCGGGCCGCCAGGGAGAACGGCTTTCATTTTATCAGCGGCAATCTCTGGTCGGTTTACAACGATCTCGACCAGCCCCGTTTCCGTTCCAGACTGCTGCGGATCGTCTCCGGCGCCGCGCTGCCGGTGACCGCCGCCCTGGAGACCCCGGATACGCCCCGGATGGCGCTGGTCTACCGGGAGCGCCCGAAGCTCAGCCTGTTATTGCTGCTGAACTGTTTTATCGCCAACGCCGTTCCCTTCATCAACAGCGGCATGGAGCTTCTGGAGCTTCAGCCGATGAATCTCGGGCTGAATAATGATGAAACGGGCCGCTTCGTACTGGACCGGGAGGACCCGATGTATGGCAAGCTGGCTTTCTTCGATCATTATCGCCTGCACTGGCTGAATCAGGACCATGGCTGGCTGCGGGAGCTGCTGGCGGAGGCGCTGCGGATCCGTCGCCGTTTTGGGGGCCTGGTGGGCAACAGGGTCCATCTGAGGAGCCGGCCGCTGAAGAATTCCAAAATCATATTTTTTTGGTATTTTGATCCCAAGACCGGTCAGAACCTGTTTTTCCTGGCCAACCGGAGTTTCGCCGAGCGGGCCCGGGTACGGCTGCAGGCCCTGTTTCCCGAGGAATTCCTGAAGGATCGGCCGGCGGTCGCGTGGCTGTACCCGGGAAGTACTGGAACCGGCCGAAAATGGGAATATAATCAGTGGAGGTTTCTGGCCCCCGGCGAGGTACGGATCGGATATTTACGCGAATCTTATCATTCATAA
- a CDS encoding sugar ABC transporter permease, with the protein MRSEKFNKNDSLGKIIFIYAVLVTMAFISLYPLLDIVKIALRPASSLFSTDLSLIPRNATFKNFHTALWVRPYFTWLKNSLIVALSSTVLSIAIAVAAGYAFSRFRFRGRNLGLLAFLLTQIFPAPMMLLPTYILLKNFGLLNHYGGGIVPYIALTVPFSVWVLKGYFDTIPRSFEESAYLDGANFAQVLWGIMLPLSIPALGVVLLNTFMATWNEFVTANIVFTDTELHTLPVGIFNMTGSLGADWGIFSAACLVTALPVIVLYIAMSKFFISGLTLGGVRE; encoded by the coding sequence ATGCGCAGCGAAAAGTTTAACAAAAACGACTCCCTGGGCAAGATCATCTTCATCTACGCGGTGCTGGTCACCATGGCTTTTATCAGTCTCTATCCGCTGCTGGACATCGTCAAGATCGCGTTGCGGCCGGCCAGCAGCCTGTTTTCGACCGATCTGAGCCTGATCCCCAGGAATGCCACATTCAAGAATTTCCATACCGCCCTGTGGGTCCGGCCCTATTTCACCTGGCTGAAGAACAGCCTGATCGTGGCCCTGTCCTCGACGGTGTTGTCCATCGCCATCGCGGTCGCGGCAGGCTACGCCTTTTCGCGTTTCCGGTTCCGCGGCCGCAATCTGGGACTGCTGGCCTTTCTGTTGACCCAGATTTTTCCGGCGCCGATGATGCTCTTGCCTACCTATATCCTGCTGAAGAATTTCGGGCTGCTCAACCATTACGGCGGCGGCATCGTTCCCTATATCGCCTTGACGGTGCCCTTCAGCGTCTGGGTGCTCAAAGGGTATTTCGACACCATCCCCCGCTCGTTCGAGGAGAGCGCCTATCTCGACGGGGCCAACTTCGCCCAAGTGCTCTGGGGCATCATGCTGCCCCTTTCCATTCCGGCGTTGGGAGTGGTCCTGCTCAATACCTTCATGGCCACCTGGAATGAGTTCGTTACCGCCAATATCGTCTTCACCGATACCGAGCTGCACACCCTGCCGGTGGGGATTTTCAATATGACCGGGTCGCTCGGCGCCGATTGGGGGATCTTTAGCGCCGCCTGCCTGGTGACCGCGCTGCCGGTGATCGTGCTCTATATCGCCATGTCCAAGTTTTTCATCAGCGGGCTGACGCTCGGCGGGGTTCGCGAATGA
- a CDS encoding alpha-amylase family glycosyl hydrolase — protein sequence MNRPQGLKKFWLLLALAALCAVTVAAQDSPAPLTAADRIYFLMTDRFADGDPANDQNVLRSDPSAYHGGDFQGIIDKLDYIRDLGFTAVWISPVVANQFRGYHGYWASDFYRTNEHFGSLAKLKELVAAAHARGLKVLADLVVNHTGLLHPWVGEPEYESWFHPRRTIANWNDQREIEDGWLAGLPDLNQENPAVREYLITMAQWWIRETGIDGYRLDTVRHVPQEFWREFAAALKKEFPGFYLIGEVWDGRPDFVAGYQRAGLDGLVDFPIYYAIHDVFAGDRPGARLAQLIRECAAVYPDRSRMGTFIDNHDVPRFVSQVHNLRDERLRQALAFLMTYTGIPILYYGTEIGLDGGADPDNRRDMDWQVRSPLTDYIKKLNAIRAANPALTQGDLTLLPDRPDFFGYTRSFESNRILTVFNLANQKRRVELELPEGWGEPGSILRGLTGSENYRLRRGKLQLQLAPRQVNLFRCESK from the coding sequence ATGAACCGTCCCCAAGGGCTGAAAAAATTCTGGCTGCTCCTGGCGCTGGCGGCGCTCTGCGCCGTAACCGTCGCCGCGCAGGACAGTCCCGCGCCGCTCACCGCGGCGGACCGGATCTATTTTCTGATGACCGACCGTTTCGCCGACGGCGACCCCGCCAATGATCAGAACGTATTGCGGAGCGACCCCTCCGCCTATCACGGCGGCGATTTTCAGGGGATCATCGACAAGCTGGATTACATCCGCGATCTCGGCTTCACCGCCGTCTGGATTTCGCCGGTCGTCGCCAATCAGTTCCGGGGCTACCACGGCTACTGGGCCAGCGACTTTTACCGGACCAACGAGCATTTCGGGAGCCTGGCCAAGCTCAAGGAACTGGTGGCCGCCGCTCACGCCAGGGGCCTCAAGGTCCTGGCCGACCTGGTGGTCAATCACACCGGGCTGCTCCACCCCTGGGTCGGCGAGCCGGAGTATGAGAGCTGGTTCCACCCGCGCCGCACCATCGCCAATTGGAATGACCAACGGGAGATCGAAGACGGCTGGCTGGCAGGGTTGCCCGATCTGAACCAGGAGAACCCGGCGGTCCGGGAATACCTGATCACCATGGCCCAATGGTGGATTCGCGAGACCGGCATCGACGGCTACCGGCTGGACACGGTCCGCCACGTGCCGCAGGAGTTCTGGCGGGAATTCGCGGCCGCGCTCAAAAAGGAGTTTCCGGGCTTTTATCTGATCGGCGAGGTCTGGGACGGCCGCCCCGATTTCGTGGCCGGCTATCAACGGGCCGGCCTGGACGGGCTGGTCGATTTTCCCATTTACTATGCGATCCACGACGTCTTCGCCGGCGACCGGCCCGGCGCCAGGCTGGCCCAGCTGATCCGGGAATGCGCCGCCGTCTATCCCGACCGTTCCCGGATGGGCACCTTCATCGACAACCACGACGTGCCCCGCTTCGTCAGCCAGGTCCACAACCTTCGCGACGAGCGGCTCCGGCAGGCGCTGGCCTTTCTGATGACCTATACCGGGATCCCCATCCTGTACTACGGGACCGAGATCGGGCTCGACGGCGGCGCCGACCCCGATAACCGCCGCGATATGGACTGGCAGGTCCGTTCGCCGCTGACCGATTACATCAAAAAACTGAACGCGATCCGCGCCGCCAACCCCGCCTTGACCCAAGGGGACTTGACGCTCCTTCCGGACCGGCCGGATTTTTTCGGGTATACCCGCAGTTTCGAGAGCAACCGGATCCTGACCGTCTTCAATCTGGCCAACCAAAAACGCCGCGTCGAGCTGGAACTGCCCGAAGGATGGGGAGAGCCCGGGAGTATCCTGCGCGGGCTGACCGGGTCCGAAAATTACCGGCTGCGGCGGGGAAAGCTCCAACTGCAACTGGCCCCGCGCCAGGTGAATCTCTTCCGCTGTGAGTCGAAATAA
- a CDS encoding nucleotidyltransferase domain-containing protein has protein sequence MATLEPMPLPDGVAGLVQRLARLDGVRGVLLGGSRAQGGAEPDSDYDLYVYQDRPIDLAARRALAAELFAECEVNNQFWETEDDGYLRQGRIAVDIVYRDLEFVAGNLYAKLERFEADVGYTTCIWGNFCGSRILFDRDGVIASLQQRYSRRYPPELKRNIIRKNYPLLKEQIPAYYHQIAKALGRGDAVSVNHRTAAFFASYFDILFALNEMAHPGEKRLLRTVREQCAKVPEHCEADVLAVLGHSGRCDPAILPALDGLIGHLDDLLRLEGSGAGAGAD, from the coding sequence GTGGCGACTTTGGAACCCATGCCCCTGCCGGACGGCGTCGCCGGCCTGGTGCAACGCCTGGCGCGCCTGGACGGGGTCCGGGGTGTGCTGCTGGGAGGTTCGCGGGCCCAGGGCGGTGCCGAGCCGGATTCCGATTACGATCTCTATGTGTATCAGGACCGGCCCATCGACCTCGCCGCGCGGCGGGCCCTGGCGGCCGAGCTCTTCGCCGAGTGCGAAGTGAATAATCAGTTTTGGGAGACCGAGGACGACGGTTATCTCCGGCAGGGCCGGATCGCGGTGGACATCGTCTACCGCGATCTGGAGTTCGTCGCCGGGAATCTCTACGCCAAACTGGAGCGTTTCGAAGCGGATGTCGGCTATACCACGTGTATCTGGGGCAATTTCTGCGGCTCGCGGATCTTGTTCGACCGGGACGGAGTCATCGCTTCGCTGCAGCAACGATACAGCCGGCGCTATCCGCCGGAACTCAAGCGGAACATCATCCGCAAGAATTACCCGTTGCTCAAGGAACAGATCCCGGCCTATTATCATCAGATCGCCAAAGCCCTGGGGCGCGGGGACGCCGTCAGCGTCAACCACCGGACCGCGGCGTTTTTCGCCAGTTATTTCGATATCCTGTTCGCCCTGAATGAAATGGCCCACCCGGGAGAGAAACGGCTGCTCCGGACGGTCCGCGAGCAATGCGCCAAAGTTCCGGAGCATTGCGAGGCGGACGTCCTGGCGGTCCTGGGCCACAGCGGAAGATGCGACCCGGCCATTCTGCCGGCCCTCGACGGACTCATCGGCCACCTGGACGATCTGCTCCGCCTGGAAGGGAGCGGAGCGGGCGCGGGCGCAGATTGA
- a CDS encoding carbohydrate kinase family protein, with protein MQKVLVVGGATFDALIHLPVLPGPLPQTIHSCGFHETVGSTGAGKALNLSRLGLETTLHALIGADDYGERIRAALQVPNLHFRYDIDPQGTERHINLMDGAGRRISIFATRSSEEPRLDLAKFQPLIQESDLVVLNIIGYTKRLIPLCRQYAKPVWTDLHDWDGRDPFHQAYLDAAAYIFMSSDNLPDYRAVMAELIGRGKRLVVCTHGREGATAATAVGEWLEIPIIPAYRMVDANGAGDSFMAGFIYGHLRGYALKKCLGLATLCAGLCITVSELAYPGLSPALLEAAYREHYGAES; from the coding sequence TTGCAAAAGGTATTGGTAGTCGGCGGAGCCACCTTTGATGCATTGATCCACCTGCCGGTCCTGCCCGGACCGCTGCCGCAGACGATTCACAGTTGCGGTTTTCATGAAACCGTCGGTTCCACCGGGGCGGGCAAGGCGCTGAACCTGAGCCGGCTGGGACTGGAGACCACCTTGCACGCCTTGATCGGCGCCGATGATTATGGCGAGCGGATCCGGGCGGCGCTGCAGGTACCCAACTTGCATTTCCGGTACGATATCGACCCGCAGGGCACGGAGCGGCATATCAATCTGATGGACGGGGCCGGCCGGCGGATCTCCATTTTCGCCACCCGCTCCAGCGAGGAGCCCCGGCTGGACCTGGCAAAATTCCAGCCGCTGATCCAGGAGAGCGACTTGGTCGTCCTGAACATCATCGGTTATACCAAACGGTTGATCCCCCTCTGCCGGCAGTATGCCAAGCCGGTCTGGACCGATCTCCACGACTGGGACGGCCGGGATCCGTTCCATCAGGCGTATCTGGACGCCGCCGCTTATATCTTTATGAGCTCCGATAATCTGCCCGATTACCGGGCGGTGATGGCGGAGCTGATCGGCCGGGGCAAGCGGCTGGTGGTCTGCACCCATGGCCGGGAGGGGGCCACCGCCGCCACCGCGGTCGGCGAGTGGCTGGAGATCCCGATCATTCCGGCGTACCGCATGGTGGACGCCAACGGCGCCGGCGACAGCTTCATGGCGGGTTTCATCTACGGCCACCTCCGGGGCTATGCGCTGAAAAAATGTCTGGGTTTGGCCACCCTCTGCGCCGGACTCTGCATTACTGTCTCGGAGCTGGCTTACCCCGGATTGAGCCCGGCGCTCCTGGAGGCGGCCTACCGGGAGCATTACGGCGCTGAATCGTGA